The Brassica oleracea var. oleracea cultivar TO1000 chromosome C6, BOL, whole genome shotgun sequence genome includes a region encoding these proteins:
- the LOC106299384 gene encoding aquaporin TIP3-1-like → MATSAHRAYAFGRADEATHPDSIRATLAEFLSTFVFVFAAEGSILSLDKLYWSHAAHAGTNTPGGLVLVALAHAFALFAAVSAAINVSGGHVNPAVTFGALIGGRLSAIRAIYYWIAQLLGAILACLLLRLSTNGMRPVGFRVASGVGAVNGLILEIILTFGLVYVVYSTLIDPKRGSLGVIGPLAVGLIVGANILVGGPFSGASMNPARAFGPALVGWRWDDHWIYWVGPFIGGALAALIYEYMVIPTEPPTHPTHQPLAPEDY, encoded by the exons ATGGCAACATCAGCTCATAGAGCATACGCTTTTGGTAGGGCCGACGAGGCTACACACCCTGACTCCATTAGAGCCACTTTAGCTGAGTTCCTCTCCACTTTTGTCTTTGTCTTTGCAGCTGAAGGCTCTATCCTCTCTCTCG ATAAGTTGTATTGGAGCCATGCCGCGCATGCAGGGACAAACACACCAGGAGGACTGGTATTAGTAGCGTTAGCTCATGCCTTTGCTCTGTTCGCTGCTGTCTCCGCAGCCATCAATGTCTCTGGTGGACACGTTAACCCTGCCGTCACGTTTGGTGCTCTTATTGGAGGCAGACTTTCTGCGATCCGTGCCATATACTACTGGATAGCTCAGCTTCTTGGAGCCATCCTCGCTTGTCTATTGTTGAGGCTTTCCACAAACGGCATG AGACCAGTTGGTTTCCGTGTAGCGTCAGGTGTTGGTGCAGTTAATGGACTCATTTTAGAGATCATCTTAACGTTTGGCTTAGTCTACGTCGTTTACTCGACTTTGATTGATCCAAAGCGTGGAAGTCTTGGGGTTATAGGACCACTTGCGGTAGGACTCATAGTTGGGGCAAACATCTTGGTGGGTGGGCCGTTCTCTGGTGCGTCAATGAATCCAGCTAGAGCCTTTGGTCCAGCGTTGGTTGGATGGAGATGGGATGACCATTGGATCTACTGGGTTGGACCATTCATTGGTGGTGCTTTAGCTGCTCTTATATATGAGTACATGGTCATACCTACTGAGCCACCTACGCACCCCACCCACCAGCCCTTGGCTCCTGAAGATTACTAG
- the LOC106300929 gene encoding eukaryotic translation initiation factor 2A gives MSSSPSLEILVRDAEGFIVWNGPPFSSNGQPTPKNERVSCSSTKFSLDGSKFMAVKSDGTISIYDSASLREMRSFAVANVTAAEISPCGTYLQTFQKPTTPQEKNVSLWNTDTGDLAHGLYQKSITKTTWPSIRFSPDESSACRLATNEVQFFDPKDFSKGITSRIRVPGVAAFELSKTPASHVAVFVPEVKGSPGSVQIFGCGKDAESQPSARRSFFRCSSVQFSWNHGSTGLLVVVQSDVDKTNKSYYGETKLHYLTVDGTHEGLVPLRKEGPVHDVQWSFSGSEFAVVYGFMPACVTIFDKKCKPLMELGEGPYNTLRWNPKGRILCVAGFGNLPGDMTFWDVVSKKQLGSNKAEWSVTSEWSPDGRYFLTASTAPRRQIDNGIKIFNYDGKRYFKKMFERLYQVEWKPESPDRFDEISELLRSVESLKLEEGKSQGQGSSQKKLVASIPTIQRPAAYRPPHAKQAAAIQAELLGVNPEGEMSKNALRNKKKREKKKAAEAAAASGSNNA, from the exons ATGAGTTCTTCACCGTCGTTGGAGATTTTAG TTAGAGACGCTGAAGGTTTCATTGTGTGGAACGGCCCTCCTTTTAGTAGTAACGGTCAACCCACTCCCAAGAATGAGCGAGTTTCATGCTCCAGCACCAAGTTCAGCCTTGATGGATCCAAGTTCATGGCCGTGAAATCTGATGGAACCATTAGTATCTATGACTCCGCCAGCTTGAGAGAAATGCGGTCGTTCGCAGTAGCTAATGTTACGGCTGCTGAGATATCTCCGTGTGGGACTTATCTTCAGACCTTTCAGAAACCCACTACTCCCCAGGAGAAGAACGTCTCCCTTTGGAATACTGACACTGGAGATCTAGCTCACGGTCTTTACCAAAAGTCCATTACTAAAACCACATG GCCATCGATTCGCTTCTCTCCTGATGAGTCTTCCGCTTGCCGTTTAGCTACAAATGAGGTCCAGTTCTTTGACCCGAAAGATTTCTCTAAAGGAATAACATCCCGGATCAGAGTTCCTGGAGTAGCGGCATTTGAGCTTTCTAAAACCCCAGCTTCCCATGTTGCTGTGTTTGTTCCAGAAGTCAAG GGGAGTCCAGGTAGTGTCCAGATATTTGGTTGTGGGAAAGATGCCGAGAGTCAGCCAAGTGCTAGACGTAGCTTTTTCCGGTGTTCCTCTGTGCAGTTTAGCTGGAACCATGGTTCCACTGGACTCCTGGTGGTTGTACAATCAGATGTTGACAAGACCAACAAAAGTTATTATGGGGAAACGAAGCTACACTACCTTACAGTAGATGGCACACATGAAGGCCTTGTTCCATTAC GCAAAGAGGGACCAGTTCATGATGTTCAGTGGTCCTTCTCGGGTTCAGAGTTTGCAGTTGTATATGGCT TTATGCCTGCTTGTGTGACAATCTTTGACAAAAAATGCAAACCTTTGATGGAACTTGGCGAAGGTCCTTATAACACTCTTCGATGGAACCCAAAAGGGAGAA TTTTATGTGTGGCTGGATTCGGTAACTTGCCTGGTGATATG ACATTCTGGGACGTTGTCAGTAAGAAGCAACTAGGAAGTAATAAAGCCGAGTGGTCTGTAACAAGTGAATGGTCTCCGGATGGGCGTTATTTCCTGACTGCATCAACAGCGCCAAGACGTCAAATCGACAATGG GATTAAAATCTTCAACTACGACGGGAAGCGTTATTTCAAGAAGATGTTTGAGAGACTGTACCAG GTTGAATGGAAACCGGAGTCTCCAGACAGGTTCGATGAGATCAGTGAACTTCTCAGGTCAGTTGAATCATTGAAACTCGAAGAGGGCAAATCGCAAG GACAAGGATCATCTCAGAAGAAACTTGTTGCTTCCATCCCCACTATACAAAGACCAGCTGCATATCGACCTCCTCATGCTAAGCAAGCGGCTGCCATTCAAGCTGAG TTGCTTGGAGTAAACCCAGAAGG AGAGATGAGCAAGAACGCTCTTAGAAACAAGAAGAAGAGGGAGAAGAAGAAAGCGGCAGAGGCTGCTGCTGCTTCTGGGTCTAATAACGCCTGA
- the LOC106300930 gene encoding uncharacterized protein LOC106300930: MAEVSLGMLIDIVDEEWMRDTLPDDDLPLPPVLAVRTDDTEETNQETQQVDGEAWHDLALDTQ; encoded by the exons ATGGCAGAAGTGAGTCTTGGTATGCTTATAGACATTGTGGACGAGGAGTGGATGAGGGACACTCTCCCTGATGATG ATCTCCCATTGCCTCCAGTGCTTGCTGTTAGGACTGATGATACCGAAGAAACCA ATCAGGAAACTCAGCAAGTAGATGGAGAAGCTTGGCATGATCTTGCACTGGATACCCAGTAA